In Phoenix dactylifera cultivar Barhee BC4 unplaced genomic scaffold, palm_55x_up_171113_PBpolish2nd_filt_p 000563F, whole genome shotgun sequence, the following are encoded in one genomic region:
- the LOC120106544 gene encoding L-type lectin-domain containing receptor kinase IV.2-like: MAAHHDVWQITIELLKKKIPILLQMDRKLSLLLVVCLLTGISATKYDEFTYNGFQRSELYLDGVAEITPNGLLILTNTTRNQQGHAFHKVPLHFKNTSEGNIYSFSTCFVFAILPEHPDVSGHGLAFVLSPTRGLPGAMPNQYLGLFNSANNGNSSNHVLAVELDTISNPEFGDIDSNHVGIDVNGLRSTDAAPASYFVEKIDKFKKLSLISGEPMQVWVDYSNPEKKLNVTISPISVPKPSHPLLSSFVNLSSVILETMYIGFSSSTGSILTSHYVLGWSFKMNGQAAALNLSSLPSLPLKKHRRNLSSLIIWLSLGVVVFITITACSIAYIIRRKARYAEVLEEWELENRTHRFSYKELFKATKGFPEKNLLGVGGFGRVYKGELPTSKTEIAVKRISHDSKQGMREFVGEIASNSQLRHRNLVQLLGYSRRKGEVLLVYEFMTNGSLDKFLYDANNPTTLGWSQRLKIIRGVASGLLYLHEEWEQIVVHRDIKASNVLLDSEMNGKLGDFGLSTLYDHGSDPQITRVVGTFGYIAPELTKTGRATTSTDVFAFGVFVLEVVCGRRPIVQQDSQDLHLVDWVWKSWRNGVILEVTDARLGGDYHLGEVEMILKIGLLCSHPVPAARPTMRQVMQFLNGDLSLPQMPKGGRGITISSPEHAEELEES; encoded by the coding sequence ATGGCTGCACATCATGATGTGTGGCAAATAACCATTGAATTGCTCAAAAAGAAAATCCCCATTCTTCTCCAAATGGATCGAAAACTATCCTTACTTTTGGTGGTATGTCTGCTTACAGGAATCTCAGCAACCAAATATGATGAATTCACATACAATGGATTTCAAAGGAGTGAGTTGTACCTTGATGGCGTAGCAGAGATCACACCCAATGGTCTCCTGATATTAACCAACACTACAAGGAATCAGCAAGGACATGCATTCCACAAAGTGCCACTGCATTTCAAGAACACCTCCGAGGGTAATATTTACTCTTTCTCTACTTGCTTCGTTTTTGCAATACTCCCCGAACATCCAGATGTGAGTGGCCACGGACTTGCATTTGTGCTCTCTCCGACCAGGGGGCTCCCTGGGGCTATGCCCAACCAATACCTTGGTCTCTTCAACTCTGCCAATAATGGCAATTCATCAAATCATGTCCTTGCGGTTGAGCTAGACACCATCTCTAATCCGGAGTTTGGAGATATTGACAGCAACCATGTCGGAATTGATGTCAATGGATTGAGGTCGACAGACGCCGCGCCGGCATCATATTTCGTTGAGAAAATTGACAAGTTTAAGAAACTCAGCCTTATAAGCGGGGAACCTATGCAGGTGTGGGTAGATTATAGCAATCCAGAGAAGAAGCTAAATGTAACAATATCCCCCATCAGTGTGCCAAAACCAAGCCATCCATTGCTGTCTTCTTTCGTTAATCTCTCCTCGGTAATTTTAGAAACCATGTATATTGGCTTCTCTTCTTCTACAGGCTCCATTCTAACATCCCATTATGTTCTGGGTTGGAGCTTTAAGATGAATGGGCAAGCGGCTGCCCTCAACCTgtccagccttccttcacttcctttgaAAAAGCATAGAAGAAACCTATCATCTTTGATAATTTGGCTGTCCTTAGGAGTAGTGGTGTTCATAACTATAACCGCCTGCAGTATTGCTTACATAATAAGAAGAAAGGCAAGATATGCTGAGGTTCTTGAAGAGTGGGAGCTAGAAAATAGAACTCATAGATTCTCATATAAAGAACTATTCAAGGCTACCAAAGGCTTTCCCGAGAAAAATCTTTTGGGTGTTGGCGGTTTTGGAAGAGTTTACAAAGGCGAGCTGCCCACCTCTAAAACTGAAATTGCAGTGAAGAGGATTTCTCATGATTCTAAGCAAGGAATGAGGGAGTTTGTTGGGGAGATTGCGAGTAACAGTCAGCTCCGTCACCGCAATTTGGTCCAGCTTCTTGGCTATAGCCGTAGGAAAGGGGAAGTCCTTTTGGTCTATGAGTTCATGACCAATGGAAGTCTTGACAAGTTCCTCTACGACGCAAACAACCCAACGACACTTGGCTGGAGTCAGAGACTAAAAATTATCAGAGGTGTGGCTTCAGGTTTGCTCTACCTGCATGAAGAGTGGGAGCAGATTGTTGTACACAGAGACATAAAAGCAAGCAATGTCTTGCTGGACAGTGAAATGAATGGAAAGTTGGGAGACTTTGGACTATCAACATTGTATGATCATGGTAGCGATCCCCAAATCACTCGTGTGGTGGGAACTTTCGGTTATATAGCTCCAGAGCTCACTAAAACAGGCAGGGCAACTACGAGCACTGATGTCTTCGCCTTCGGAGTTTTCGTACTTGAGGTTGTCTGTGGAAGGAGGCCAATAGTGCAACAAGATTCACAGGACCTTCATTTGGTGGACTGGGTGTGGAAGAGTTGGAGGAATGGAGTAATTCTAGAGGTTACAGATGCAAGACTGGGAGGTGATTACCATCTGGGGGAAGTGGAAATGATCTTAAAGATTGGATTGCTTTGTTCACATCCTGTGCCTGCAGCAAGACCAACCATGCGCCAAGTGATGCAATTTTTGAATGGTGATCTTTCGCTGCCGCAaatgcccaagggtgggagggGCATCACTATTTCATCACCAGAGCATGCTGAAGAATTAGAAGAATCATAA